The Aedes aegypti strain LVP_AGWG chromosome 3, AaegL5.0 Primary Assembly, whole genome shotgun sequence genome contains a region encoding:
- the LOC5579942 gene encoding uncharacterized protein LOC5579942 isoform X1 codes for MEENVISMFMDVKLDIRERKLEFSHLKSWTRYFVRVEAVKCFPCYVKISFFKSHTDDSTDLIVRINIPGLTVQMATSRTRAHSYGLFWKHNRKRCCAYFALPSQLLCERHLRWMKKSIRNLELYRQEILQLRRASRTPVHEIRNDMQPSPSNDDLGMYQNLDFTQNMADVYDMLGPLPNVPDQSDRSMVRRISGTSGIYEEIFEPNRQNAAVFANGSRISRASIASGIYEEMKLADIKEHAERSCAETEAIADNVPPPPLPPRPRSHTNEFELQRSFTTPEADFLKKKKHWHLFESMFNRRRANSGSASIGIDPKPLKADHSSTKKAITQEMTQKVVYRDKVAHLRFAENKRNSFSSPDLSLLKVDGGSTDNISNGGSCSSEFYVQHEGDFIEEDCFLSSEMLNVSKCPSIEESMTKMALVDEKDDRQGMNVSENIVPNFNISRNTSTVNLAGWTCMIPVTENVPVPSPIPEGYCEMGAPGTGFDRQKLQNVELRTRSTSETCNEESIYMNMEGKGVVNEEASRSSSTSSGVSSIYSNRSSICSTNRNRNSIDDKIASYYPNEDFRSPKKTEQEMQTTVTTKISKEIVRRSSSKRSESHYSTSPRSPHRKGSPQNISTLPRMSKSPQKPPCHKSRITTRSISSERSSSSYPVITITDAASTKNSENNPPETSPTPKLFKKYATIARGTSTSPSKYQEKISARKGADPLPVGNTKRFGSLPRFAKIDLSPLRMKINSVLQRHNPENL; via the exons GCACCTCAAG TCCTGGACACGCTATTTCGTACGCGTTGAAGCCGTCAAATGCTTTCCCTGTTACGTGAAAATATCGTTCTTCAAATCGCATACCGATGATAGCACCGATCTAATCGTGCGCATCAATATTCCCGGTCTGACCGTCCAAATGGCCACCTCACGTACTCGAGCACATTCATACGGACTATTTTGGAAGCACAATCGCAAACGATGTTGCGCGTACTTTGCCCTGCCGTCGCAGTTATTGTGCGAACGTCACCTGCGGTGGATGAAAAAATCGATCCGGAATCTAGAACTGTACCGACAGGAGATCCTTCAGCTGCGGCGAGCCAGTCGAACGCCGGTCCACGAAATCCGCAACGATATGCAACCGAGTCCTTCGAACGACGACCTTGGGATGTATCAGAATCTCGATTTCACGCAAAATATGGCCGATGTGTACGATATGCTGGGACCGCTGCCCAACGTTCCGGACCAGTCTGACCGGAGCATGGTACGGAGAATATCTGGAACCTCGGGCATATATGAGGAAATTTTCGAACCCAACAGGCAAAACGCGGCGGTGTTTGCCAATGGCTCTCGCATTTCTCGCGCTTCGATCGCTTCCGGTATCTACGAGGAAATGAAACTTGCCGATATTAAGGAACATGCTGAAAG AAGTTGTGCTGAAACCGAAGCAATTGCTGATAATGTACCACCTCCTCCACTGCCTCCTCGACCCCGCTCACACACAAACGAATTTGAACTTCAACGATCGTTCACCACACCGGAGGCcgattttttgaaaaagaaaaagcaCTGGCACCTCTTTGAATCCATGTTTAACCGACGAAGAGCGAATAGTGGGTCAGCAAGTATCGGCATTGACCCGAAGCCACTTAAAGCGGACCACAGTAGTACCAAGAAGGCGATAACTCAGGAAATGACCCAAAAAGTAGTGTACCGGGATAAGGTAGCACATCTGCGGTTTGCAGAGAACAAAAGAAACAGCTTCTCCAGTCCCGACCTTAGCCTATTGAAAGTCGACGGAGGATCAACAGACAATATATCCAATGGAGGGTCATGTAGTTCAGAGTTTTACGTTCAACACGAGGGTGACTTCATCGAAGAAGATTGTTTCCTGTCATCAGAAATGTTGAATGTCTCAAAATGTCCGTCCATTGAGGAGTCTATGACAAAAATGGCACTAGTCGATGAGAAGGATGATAGACAGGGAATGAATGTTTCTGAAAACATCGTACCTAATTTCAACATATCACGTAACACATCAACGGTAAACCTGGCCGGTTGGACATGCATGATACCAGTGACAGAAAATGTGCCTGTTCCATCACCAATTCCGGAAGGGTATTGTGAAATGGGAGCACCAGGAACAGGATTTGATCGCCAAAAATTGCAGAATGTAGAATTGCGCACTAGAAGTACGAGTGAGACCTGTAATGAAGAATCCATCTATATGAATATGGAAGGTAAGGGCGTTGTGAATGAAGAGGCAAGTCGTTCCAGTTCAACCTCAAGTGGAGTCAGTAGTATTTACAGCAACAGAAGCAGTATTTGTAGCACGAACAGGAATCGTAATTCCATTGATGACAAAATTGCTTCATACTATCCTAACGAAGACTTTCGATCACCGAAAAAGACAGAACAAGAAATGCAAACCACCGTAACAACCAAAATTAGTAAGGAGATCGTTAGGAGATCCAGCTCAAAACGCTCGGAATCCCATTATTCGACGTCACCTAGAAGTCCCCACCGGAAAGGTTCTCCTCAAAACATATCGACTTTACCTCGAATGAGTAAGTCACCTCAAAAGCCACCCTGCCATAAATCTAGAATAACCACCAGAAGCATCAGCTCGGAACGAAGTTCATCGTCCTATCCTGTAATCACAATAACCGATGCCGCTTCTACAAAGAACAGTGAAAACAATCCTCCGGAGACTTCTCCGACTCcgaagttattcaaaaaatacgcTACAATTGCACGAGGAACTTCAACATCGCCCAGCAAGTACCAAGAGAAAATTTCGGCCAGAAAAGGAGCTGATCCTCTGCCGGTGGGAAACACAAAGCGATTTGGCTCTCTGCCAAGATTCGCCAAAATCGATTTGTCGCCGTTGCGAATGAAGATTAACAGTGTGTTGCAGCGTCATAATCCAGAAAATTTGTGA
- the LOC5579942 gene encoding uncharacterized protein LOC5579942 isoform X2, translating to MEENVISMFMDVKLDIRERKLEFSHLKSWTRYFVRVEAVKCFPCYVKISFFKSHTDDSTDLIVRINIPGLTVQMATSRTRAHSYGLFWKHNRKRCCAYFALPSQLLCERHLRWMKKSIRNLELYRQEILQLRRASRTPVHEIRNDMQPSPSNDDLGMYQNLDFTQNMADVYDMLGPLPNVPDQSDRSMVRRISGTSGIYEEIFEPNRQNAAVFANGSRISRASIASGIYEEMKLADIKEHAESCAETEAIADNVPPPPLPPRPRSHTNEFELQRSFTTPEADFLKKKKHWHLFESMFNRRRANSGSASIGIDPKPLKADHSSTKKAITQEMTQKVVYRDKVAHLRFAENKRNSFSSPDLSLLKVDGGSTDNISNGGSCSSEFYVQHEGDFIEEDCFLSSEMLNVSKCPSIEESMTKMALVDEKDDRQGMNVSENIVPNFNISRNTSTVNLAGWTCMIPVTENVPVPSPIPEGYCEMGAPGTGFDRQKLQNVELRTRSTSETCNEESIYMNMEGKGVVNEEASRSSSTSSGVSSIYSNRSSICSTNRNRNSIDDKIASYYPNEDFRSPKKTEQEMQTTVTTKISKEIVRRSSSKRSESHYSTSPRSPHRKGSPQNISTLPRMSKSPQKPPCHKSRITTRSISSERSSSSYPVITITDAASTKNSENNPPETSPTPKLFKKYATIARGTSTSPSKYQEKISARKGADPLPVGNTKRFGSLPRFAKIDLSPLRMKINSVLQRHNPENL from the exons GCACCTCAAG TCCTGGACACGCTATTTCGTACGCGTTGAAGCCGTCAAATGCTTTCCCTGTTACGTGAAAATATCGTTCTTCAAATCGCATACCGATGATAGCACCGATCTAATCGTGCGCATCAATATTCCCGGTCTGACCGTCCAAATGGCCACCTCACGTACTCGAGCACATTCATACGGACTATTTTGGAAGCACAATCGCAAACGATGTTGCGCGTACTTTGCCCTGCCGTCGCAGTTATTGTGCGAACGTCACCTGCGGTGGATGAAAAAATCGATCCGGAATCTAGAACTGTACCGACAGGAGATCCTTCAGCTGCGGCGAGCCAGTCGAACGCCGGTCCACGAAATCCGCAACGATATGCAACCGAGTCCTTCGAACGACGACCTTGGGATGTATCAGAATCTCGATTTCACGCAAAATATGGCCGATGTGTACGATATGCTGGGACCGCTGCCCAACGTTCCGGACCAGTCTGACCGGAGCATGGTACGGAGAATATCTGGAACCTCGGGCATATATGAGGAAATTTTCGAACCCAACAGGCAAAACGCGGCGGTGTTTGCCAATGGCTCTCGCATTTCTCGCGCTTCGATCGCTTCCGGTATCTACGAGGAAATGAAACTTGCCGATATTAAGGAACATGCTGAAAG TTGTGCTGAAACCGAAGCAATTGCTGATAATGTACCACCTCCTCCACTGCCTCCTCGACCCCGCTCACACACAAACGAATTTGAACTTCAACGATCGTTCACCACACCGGAGGCcgattttttgaaaaagaaaaagcaCTGGCACCTCTTTGAATCCATGTTTAACCGACGAAGAGCGAATAGTGGGTCAGCAAGTATCGGCATTGACCCGAAGCCACTTAAAGCGGACCACAGTAGTACCAAGAAGGCGATAACTCAGGAAATGACCCAAAAAGTAGTGTACCGGGATAAGGTAGCACATCTGCGGTTTGCAGAGAACAAAAGAAACAGCTTCTCCAGTCCCGACCTTAGCCTATTGAAAGTCGACGGAGGATCAACAGACAATATATCCAATGGAGGGTCATGTAGTTCAGAGTTTTACGTTCAACACGAGGGTGACTTCATCGAAGAAGATTGTTTCCTGTCATCAGAAATGTTGAATGTCTCAAAATGTCCGTCCATTGAGGAGTCTATGACAAAAATGGCACTAGTCGATGAGAAGGATGATAGACAGGGAATGAATGTTTCTGAAAACATCGTACCTAATTTCAACATATCACGTAACACATCAACGGTAAACCTGGCCGGTTGGACATGCATGATACCAGTGACAGAAAATGTGCCTGTTCCATCACCAATTCCGGAAGGGTATTGTGAAATGGGAGCACCAGGAACAGGATTTGATCGCCAAAAATTGCAGAATGTAGAATTGCGCACTAGAAGTACGAGTGAGACCTGTAATGAAGAATCCATCTATATGAATATGGAAGGTAAGGGCGTTGTGAATGAAGAGGCAAGTCGTTCCAGTTCAACCTCAAGTGGAGTCAGTAGTATTTACAGCAACAGAAGCAGTATTTGTAGCACGAACAGGAATCGTAATTCCATTGATGACAAAATTGCTTCATACTATCCTAACGAAGACTTTCGATCACCGAAAAAGACAGAACAAGAAATGCAAACCACCGTAACAACCAAAATTAGTAAGGAGATCGTTAGGAGATCCAGCTCAAAACGCTCGGAATCCCATTATTCGACGTCACCTAGAAGTCCCCACCGGAAAGGTTCTCCTCAAAACATATCGACTTTACCTCGAATGAGTAAGTCACCTCAAAAGCCACCCTGCCATAAATCTAGAATAACCACCAGAAGCATCAGCTCGGAACGAAGTTCATCGTCCTATCCTGTAATCACAATAACCGATGCCGCTTCTACAAAGAACAGTGAAAACAATCCTCCGGAGACTTCTCCGACTCcgaagttattcaaaaaatacgcTACAATTGCACGAGGAACTTCAACATCGCCCAGCAAGTACCAAGAGAAAATTTCGGCCAGAAAAGGAGCTGATCCTCTGCCGGTGGGAAACACAAAGCGATTTGGCTCTCTGCCAAGATTCGCCAAAATCGATTTGTCGCCGTTGCGAATGAAGATTAACAGTGTGTTGCAGCGTCATAATCCAGAAAATTTGTGA